The sequence below is a genomic window from Mycobacterium heidelbergense.
GCCCGCATCGACGACATTCGGGTGCTCCGCAAAGAGGGCGGCAAGACCGGAAGCTGGGTGCGGTGATGAGCGCCCGATCCGCACGAGTCATCATCGCCTCGACCCGCGCATCGGCCGGTGAGTACGACGATCGGTGCGGGCCAATCATCGCGGAATGGCTTGAGCAGCAAGGGTTTTCGCCCGTGCAGCCCGAGGTGGTCGCCGACGGCGAGCCGGTCGGCCAGGCGCTGCGCAGGGGTCTCGACGCCGAGGTCGACCTGATCGTCACCTCGGGCGGCACCGGCATCTCGCCCAGCGACACCACCCCGGACCACACCGTGGCGGTGCTGGACTACATGATTCCCGGGCTCGCCGACGCCATTCGCCGTTCCGGGCTGCCGAAGGTGCCGACGTCGGTGTTGTCGCGCGGGGTCTGCGGTGTGGCCGGTCAGACACTGATTGTCAATCTGCCGGGCTCGCCGGGCGGCGTGCGCGACGGCCTCGGGGTGCTCGCCGATGTGCTCGACCACGCGCTCGATCAAATCGCCGGCGGGGATCACCAGCGATGACGCGCGTCCTGCGCGCCGCCATGACCGAGGAACCGATCTTTCTGGCCGAGCATGAAGAATTGGTGAGCCACCAGTCGGCCGGCGCGATCGTCGGGTTCGTCGGCATGATTCGCGATCACGATGGCGGCCGCCGAGTGGTGCGGCTGGAGTATTCCGCGCACCCGTCGGCGGCACAGGTCATGGAGCAGGTGGCGGCCGAGGTCGCCGAGCAGTCGGGCGGGGTGCGCGCCATCGCGGCCAGCCACCGGATCGGTGTGCTGCACGTCGGCGAGGCGGCGCTGGTGGCCGCGGTCGCCGCCGACCATCGACGGGCGGCGTTTGACACCTGCGCCCGCCTGGTCGACACGATTAAGGCGCGGCTGCCGGTGTGGAAGCACCAGTTCTTCGACGACGGGACCGAAGAATGGGTGGGCTCGGCGTAGAGCGTGCCGACGCTATCCCGGACTGACTACGGGCTCAGCTGATGGCCGACGGCGGCTGGGCGAGAGCGTCCAGCGCATCGTTTCCGTGGATATCGACGTCCCGGATCGCGTCCCACAGTTGCTTGGTGTAGCCGACTTTCGAAG
It includes:
- a CDS encoding MogA/MoaB family molybdenum cofactor biosynthesis protein yields the protein MSARSARVIIASTRASAGEYDDRCGPIIAEWLEQQGFSPVQPEVVADGEPVGQALRRGLDAEVDLIVTSGGTGISPSDTTPDHTVAVLDYMIPGLADAIRRSGLPKVPTSVLSRGVCGVAGQTLIVNLPGSPGGVRDGLGVLADVLDHALDQIAGGDHQR
- a CDS encoding molybdenum cofactor biosynthesis protein MoaE, which translates into the protein MTRVLRAAMTEEPIFLAEHEELVSHQSAGAIVGFVGMIRDHDGGRRVVRLEYSAHPSAAQVMEQVAAEVAEQSGGVRAIAASHRIGVLHVGEAALVAAVAADHRRAAFDTCARLVDTIKARLPVWKHQFFDDGTEEWVGSA